CTCCTGGATCGATATCCCGCTCGCCGAATGCTACGCCGTGCACATGGAAGAAGAAATCTTCGGCTTCATCTCGCGGGATTTTCGGCAAAGCCTGCCCAAGTACGGCATCACGCCGGAAGACATGAAATATTTCCGCGTCCACGAAGAGGCCGACCTCGACGAAGACCATGGCGGCACTAACCAAGCGATTTTAGAAGTCGCGCTGCAAGAAGGCTACGGCAACGAACGCGCCGGCTGGCCGCTGGAATATTGCGGCAAGATCGCCGTGCAGATGATCGGCAGCTTTTACGACGGCGTCTACCGGCGCTATCCTTAAATGATCCTTCGCTACGCGCTACTCAGGACAATCGGCGAATTAAAATCCGCTTTCCCGAGTAGGACCGCAGGTCCGTAGCGAGGGACGGCCGTTGAACGCCTTCAACGATTTGAACAGCTTCGGAGGTTAAAGATGGACCAGCCCAAAGAAATCCAAGAGCTCAACGAGCTATTGAAGCCACGCTGGGTGTCCGGCCTGTGGAACGTCGATCACGCCGAGCGCCCATCCGATCCCAAGACCCGCGTCAAAGCGCACCTGTGGAAGTGGCACGATATCTACGACAGCTTGGTTCAAGCTAAAGATAGAATCTCGGTCGCCCGCGGCAGCGTCGAGCGCCGCGTCATTCGTTTGATCAACCCAGGCATGGCTGAGAGCGAGATGACCAGCCACACGATCTTGATGTCGTTTCAATTGATCCAACCCGGCGAAGTCGCGCCGGCCCATCGCCACACCATGTCGGCGTTTCGCTTTATCCTGCAAGGCCACGGCGCATACACCAACGTCGACGGCAACAAGATGGTGATGGAAGACGGTGACCTGATCCTAACGCCGCACGGCTGCTGGCATGAGCATGCCCATGAAGGCGACGAGAACATGCTTTGGATCGACGGTCTCGATGTCCCCTTCGTCCAAGCCTTGCAACAGATTTCTTTCGATCCCTACAAAGGGCGCTTGCCGGTGAATGAAGCCATCGATTCGGCAACGTACTATGGCATGACGCGTCCGGTCGGCAGCACGAATGCAGCAACTCCGCGCGTGCTACACTACCACTGGAGCGACACCTACGAGTCGTTAAAAAAAATAGCCCGCACCCCAGGCGACCCTTACGACGGCGCGGCGCTAGAATTCGTCAACCCCGCCACCGGCGGCGCGACGCTGCCGACGATGTCATGCCAAATCCAAATGCTCCGCCCCAACGAAAAAACCCAATCCCACCGCCACACCAGCACCAGCATCTACCACGCCTACCGCGGCAGCGGGTCGACAATGATCAACGGCCAAGAATTCAAATGGCAAAAAGGTGACACCTTCATCGTCCCACTATGGGCCTGGCATGAGCATGCGAATGCGTCATCGACAGACGAAGCTATTTTGTTTTCGATGCACGATGAGCCGATTTTGAAGGCGTTTGGGTTATACAGAGAAGAAGCGCAGTAAGAATTATCGGGTAAACGAGATCATCGAAACATCCAGAATGTCACATCCAAAACTCGACGGACAGTCCTGGCAAGTTTTCGAAGTCGCGCCGATTGCGCGAGATCAATGTAGCGGAATGTGTAACACAAAGCGCAGCGATGCGCAGATCGTGAGTCGCTGTGCGGATGCCTTGCCCGCGCCATTCTTGATACAGGGCTTCCGCCTGAGACGTGTAGGAAAGCACCTGCAGCCGTCGAAAGTCTCTAAACGAATCCTCGAACAACGCATAAGCGTGCGAGATAGTGATCGAGACGCGGCCGGCTTCGGACTGTCGGATAGTATTGAGCCTGCCACGCATGATCTCTTCATCGATGACAATCACTGGTAAAGATTGTTCCGCTATCGGAATAGTCGACGCACGTTGGACGAAGGATGCGTTGCCTAGTAACAACTCCGTCAGCACGTCCGTGTCGAACGCGATCATTTGCTTCGATCCAAGTCTCTATTCGCGTAGGCATCGCGACAGATATCTCGGAGCATCGGGTCCGCTTGATACTTCCCCGCCAGATCCGTCACACCGGTCGTATCAACATCAAGGGACAGCAGTTCGCCGATAGCTACGCGGTGCTCGATTTCCGCTTTTAAAGCGTCAAGCGCTTGCGATCGAGTTCGTCCCAGGACACGAACTTTTGGTTCCCCAAGAAGTGAAGCGGCGAATTGGTCGTCGCAGGATTCTACCACGATAGGAAAAGTCATAATCACGCCTCCGACACCCATTCTATGGAAGTTGCCAAGCTATCTCAACACAAAATTTGCTTGAGGCAAAACCTTTGCAACTCCCGGCCATTGCGCAATCTCATTAACGATACCATGTCAGAGCCGCAAGCTATCGTTAACTAGCGGCAGAGATCGAAATCAAAACTTACCACCTAATATGAACCGCGCAATCCCAGCCGCGACCTCCGCTTCCTGCGCGACGAAATCATGGGGCTCGCCGACTTCGCAGGCGGCAAGGTTGGTTGCCCTACCGGGATT
This sequence is a window from Deltaproteobacteria bacterium. Protein-coding genes within it:
- a CDS encoding type II toxin-antitoxin system VapC family toxin, translated to MIAFDTDVLTELLLGNASFVQRASTIPIAEQSLPVIVIDEEIMRGRLNTIRQSEAGRVSITISHAYALFEDSFRDFRRLQVLSYTSQAEALYQEWRGQGIRTATHDLRIAALCVTHSATLISRNRRDFENLPGLSVEFWM
- a CDS encoding cupin domain-containing protein, which codes for MDQPKEIQELNELLKPRWVSGLWNVDHAERPSDPKTRVKAHLWKWHDIYDSLVQAKDRISVARGSVERRVIRLINPGMAESEMTSHTILMSFQLIQPGEVAPAHRHTMSAFRFILQGHGAYTNVDGNKMVMEDGDLILTPHGCWHEHAHEGDENMLWIDGLDVPFVQALQQISFDPYKGRLPVNEAIDSATYYGMTRPVGSTNAATPRVLHYHWSDTYESLKKIARTPGDPYDGAALEFVNPATGGATLPTMSCQIQMLRPNEKTQSHRHTSTSIYHAYRGSGSTMINGQEFKWQKGDTFIVPLWAWHEHANASSTDEAILFSMHDEPILKAFGLYREEAQ